Proteins encoded by one window of Mycolicibacterium sp. ND9-15:
- the thiD gene encoding bifunctional hydroxymethylpyrimidine kinase/phosphomethylpyrimidine kinase: MSYLPLPRPGTTPVRVMTIAGSDSGGGAGIQADMRTFALLGVHGLVAVTAVTVQNSVGVKGFHEIPPDVIAGQIEAVASDIGVQAAKTGMLASSDIIDTVADAWRGQGLAGAVPLVVDPVCASMHGDPLLHPSALDSLRTQLFPLATLVTPNLDEVRLLVGVDVVDDATAREAARALHALGPQWALVKGGHLRASAQSPDILFDGTDFHEFDATRIDTGHDHGAGDTLAAAVASALAHGYSVPNAVAFGKRWVTECLRAAYPLGHGHGPVSALFRLTE, from the coding sequence ATGAGCTATCTGCCGCTACCGCGGCCCGGCACCACACCGGTGCGGGTGATGACGATCGCCGGGTCCGACTCCGGCGGAGGTGCGGGCATCCAGGCCGACATGCGCACGTTTGCGCTGTTGGGGGTGCACGGACTGGTCGCCGTCACCGCTGTCACGGTGCAGAACTCGGTCGGCGTCAAGGGTTTTCACGAGATCCCACCGGACGTTATCGCCGGACAGATCGAGGCGGTGGCCTCCGACATCGGCGTGCAGGCCGCCAAGACGGGGATGCTGGCGTCCTCGGACATCATCGACACCGTCGCCGATGCCTGGCGGGGGCAGGGTTTGGCGGGTGCGGTGCCGTTGGTCGTCGACCCGGTGTGCGCCTCGATGCACGGCGACCCCCTGCTGCATCCCAGCGCGCTGGATTCGCTACGCACACAGTTATTTCCGTTGGCCACCCTGGTCACGCCGAACCTCGACGAGGTGCGCCTGCTCGTCGGCGTCGACGTCGTCGACGACGCCACTGCGCGGGAGGCGGCCCGCGCGCTGCACGCCCTGGGCCCGCAGTGGGCACTGGTCAAGGGCGGGCACCTGCGGGCGTCGGCGCAGAGCCCGGACATCCTGTTCGACGGCACCGACTTCCACGAGTTCGACGCCACGCGGATCGACACCGGCCACGACCACGGCGCCGGCGACACGTTGGCCGCCGCGGTCGCGAGCGCGCTGGCACACGGCTATTCCGTGCCCAACGCGGTGGCGTTCGGCAAGCGTTGGGTGACCGAATGCCTGCGCGCCGCTTACCCGTTGGGCCACGGCCATGGCCCGGTGTCGGCGCTGTTTCGGCTCACCGAATGA